The Xenorhabdus doucetiae genome has a window encoding:
- the asnS gene encoding asparagine--tRNA ligase, with translation MSVAPVVDVLQGRVPVGNEVTVRGWVRTRRDSKAGISFLAVYDGSCFNPLQAVVNNNLPNYQDEVLHLTTGCSVEVTGTVVESQGKGQSFELQATHVVVVGMVDDPDTYPMAAKRHSIEYLREVAHLRPRTNLIGAVARVRHTLAQALHRFFHEKGFFWVSSPLITASDTEGAGEMFRVSTLDLQNLPRTDKGEVDFSQDFFGREAFLTVSGQLNGEAYACALSKVYTFGPTFRAENSNTSRHLAEFWMVEPEVAFADLNDIAKLSEEMLKYVFKAALEERADDLAFFAERVDSEVITRLEKFVDSDFVQLDYTDAIEILQNCGQQFENPVFWGVDLASEHERYLAEKHFNAPVIMKNYPKDIKAFYMRMNEDGKTVAAMDVLAPGIGEIIGGSQREERLDRLDQRMEEMGLNKEDYWWYRDLRRYGTVPHAGFGLGFERLVAYVTGVSNVRDVIPFPRTPRNASF, from the coding sequence ATGAGCGTAGCGCCTGTAGTCGATGTGCTGCAAGGTCGTGTTCCGGTTGGCAACGAAGTCACCGTTCGCGGTTGGGTACGTACAAGGAGAGATTCTAAAGCTGGTATCTCATTCCTCGCCGTCTATGACGGTTCCTGCTTTAATCCATTACAGGCCGTCGTTAATAATAATTTACCTAATTATCAGGATGAAGTATTACATTTAACCACGGGCTGTTCTGTTGAAGTCACGGGTACGGTGGTGGAATCGCAAGGTAAAGGCCAATCGTTTGAATTGCAGGCGACTCACGTTGTTGTCGTTGGCATGGTTGATGATCCTGATACTTACCCGATGGCGGCCAAACGCCACAGCATTGAATACCTGCGTGAAGTCGCCCATCTTCGCCCGCGTACCAATTTGATCGGCGCAGTGGCTCGTGTTCGTCATACACTGGCCCAAGCACTGCACCGTTTCTTCCATGAAAAAGGCTTCTTCTGGGTCTCTTCCCCGCTGATCACCGCATCAGATACAGAAGGCGCCGGCGAAATGTTCCGCGTTTCCACGTTGGATCTGCAAAACCTGCCACGCACAGACAAAGGCGAAGTGGATTTCAGCCAAGATTTCTTTGGCCGTGAAGCCTTCCTGACGGTATCCGGCCAGTTAAACGGTGAAGCCTATGCTTGCGCATTAAGCAAAGTTTACACCTTCGGCCCTACTTTCCGGGCAGAAAACTCCAATACCAGCCGTCACTTGGCCGAGTTTTGGATGGTTGAACCGGAAGTCGCTTTTGCCGACCTGAATGATATCGCCAAGCTCTCCGAAGAGATGCTGAAATATGTTTTCAAGGCGGCATTGGAAGAGCGCGCTGATGATCTGGCTTTCTTTGCAGAACGTGTTGATAGTGAAGTGATCACCCGTCTGGAGAAATTTGTTGATTCCGATTTCGTTCAATTGGATTACACCGATGCCATCGAAATTCTGCAAAATTGCGGCCAGCAATTTGAAAACCCGGTGTTCTGGGGTGTGGATTTGGCATCAGAGCATGAACGTTATCTGGCAGAGAAACATTTCAACGCGCCGGTGATCATGAAAAACTATCCAAAAGACATTAAAGCCTTCTATATGCGCATGAACGAAGATGGCAAAACCGTTGCGGCGATGGATGTGCTGGCACCGGGCATCGGTGAAATCATCGGGGGTTCTCAGCGTGAAGAGCGTCTGGATAGGTTGGATCAGCGTATGGAAGAAATGGGTCTGAATAAAGAAGATTACTGGTGGTATCGTGACCTGCGTCGTTACGGCACCGTTCCTCATGCCGGTTTCGGTTTGGGCTTCGAACGTTTGGTCGCTTATGTGACTGGCGTATCCAACGTTCGTGACGTTATCCCCTTCCCACGGACACCAAGAAACGCAAGTTTCTAA
- a CDS encoding porin — translation MKRNILAVVIPALLVAGTANAAEIFNKDGNKLDLYGKVDVRHQIADGRSGEDGDASYARIGIKGETQINDQLTGFGRWEYNLKAHTEEGKQDTATRLAFAGLKFANYGTLDYGRNYGVNYDITAWTDVLPIFGGDSMSKTDNYMTGRATGLLTYRNTDFFGLVDGLTVALQYQGQNSERTKNKRSGATANGDGYGLSTTYNVGYGITLGASYANSTRANGDWVKGSAHGKRAEAWNFGAKYDANNVYLAAMYGETRNMTKGNGAATKDYTLNGIANKTQNFEAVAQYLFSDLGLKPSLAYVQSKGKELGEGEKRHSVDLVKYVSVGTYYYFNKNLSTYVDYKINLLDKHEGGDAGARNVFGVGLTYQF, via the coding sequence ATGAAGCGCAATATTCTTGCAGTGGTCATCCCAGCTCTGCTGGTTGCTGGTACAGCAAACGCAGCTGAAATCTTTAACAAAGACGGCAATAAACTGGATCTGTACGGTAAAGTCGACGTTCGTCACCAAATCGCAGACGGCAGAAGCGGTGAAGATGGCGACGCTTCTTACGCTCGTATCGGCATCAAAGGTGAAACTCAGATCAATGACCAACTGACTGGTTTTGGTCGTTGGGAATACAACCTGAAAGCTCATACTGAAGAAGGTAAACAAGACACTGCTACTCGTTTGGCTTTCGCGGGTCTGAAATTTGCTAACTACGGTACATTGGATTACGGCCGCAACTACGGCGTAAACTATGACATCACCGCATGGACTGACGTACTGCCAATCTTCGGCGGCGACTCCATGTCTAAAACTGATAACTACATGACTGGCCGTGCAACTGGCCTGTTGACTTACCGTAACACAGACTTCTTTGGTCTGGTTGATGGCCTGACCGTTGCCCTGCAATACCAAGGCCAAAACAGCGAGCGCACCAAAAATAAGCGTAGCGGAGCAACTGCGAACGGTGACGGTTACGGCTTGTCTACTACCTATAACGTAGGTTACGGTATCACCTTAGGTGCTTCTTACGCTAACTCTACCCGCGCAAACGGTGATTGGGTTAAGGGTTCCGCTCACGGTAAACGTGCTGAAGCATGGAACTTTGGTGCTAAATACGATGCCAACAACGTATACCTGGCCGCAATGTACGGTGAAACCCGTAACATGACTAAAGGAAACGGTGCAGCTACTAAAGACTACACCTTAAATGGCATCGCAAACAAAACTCAGAACTTTGAAGCTGTTGCACAATATCTGTTCTCTGACTTGGGTCTGAAACCATCTCTGGCTTATGTTCAGTCCAAAGGTAAAGAACTGGGTGAAGGCGAAAAACGCCACAGTGTAGATCTGGTTAAATACGTTTCTGTAGGTACTTACTACTACTTTAACAAAAACCTGTCTACTTACGTTGATTACAAAATCAACC
- the pncB gene encoding nicotinate phosphoribosyltransferase produces the protein MTLDATPIIKSLLDTDAYKFHMQQAVYHHYSTIPVVAEFRCRGDELLGEYAEALRHQIDMMADLTLTEREVGYLSRLPFFKEDYLNWCKTFRFNPKQVEISVTHEGQLAIRIAGLWHEVILWEVPLLALISELVHRHRSPEITPEDAVIQLRKLIELFYKDAAEANIDLSGFKLMDFGTRRRFSHGVQYAIINELKNNFPYLIGTSNYQLAKQLDLPPLGTQAHEWFQAHQQISPELANSQRAALKTWLNEYPNQLGIALTDCITMDAFLRDFDKPLATAYQGLRHDSGDPIEWGEKAIAHYQSLGIDPMTKTLIFSDSLDLQKALALYRHFHKRINVIFGIGTRLTCNIPGIKPLNIVIKLVECNGRPVAKLSDSPGKTICEDDEFVDRLRRAFDLPYIEKAV, from the coding sequence ATGACTTTAGACGCTACCCCAATTATCAAATCACTGCTTGATACAGATGCTTATAAGTTTCATATGCAGCAAGCAGTGTACCACCATTACAGCACGATTCCTGTTGTTGCCGAATTTCGTTGTCGTGGTGATGAGCTGCTTGGAGAATACGCCGAAGCATTACGTCATCAAATTGACATGATGGCAGACTTAACATTGACAGAACGCGAAGTCGGTTATCTTTCTCGCCTCCCGTTCTTTAAAGAGGATTACCTGAACTGGTGCAAAACATTCCGCTTTAATCCTAAACAAGTCGAAATTTCTGTTACCCATGAAGGGCAATTAGCTATCCGTATTGCGGGTTTATGGCACGAAGTTATCTTGTGGGAAGTGCCTCTGCTTGCCCTGATCAGCGAATTGGTTCATCGTCATCGTTCACCTGAAATAACACCAGAAGACGCCGTTATCCAGCTAAGGAAACTGATTGAACTGTTTTATAAAGACGCGGCGGAAGCAAATATCGATCTGTCCGGTTTTAAGTTGATGGACTTTGGGACTCGCCGTCGTTTTTCACACGGAGTACAATATGCCATTATCAATGAGCTGAAAAATAACTTTCCTTATCTGATTGGCACCAGTAATTATCAACTGGCGAAACAGCTCGATCTTCCCCCCCTCGGTACACAAGCCCATGAATGGTTTCAGGCTCACCAGCAGATTAGCCCGGAACTCGCCAATAGTCAGCGGGCTGCACTGAAAACCTGGCTAAATGAGTATCCAAACCAGTTGGGCATTGCCCTGACTGACTGCATCACGATGGATGCTTTCCTGCGGGATTTTGACAAACCATTAGCAACAGCTTACCAAGGTCTGCGCCATGATTCGGGTGATCCGATTGAGTGGGGTGAAAAGGCCATCGCACACTACCAATCACTGGGTATCGATCCCATGACGAAAACATTGATATTTTCTGACAGCTTGGATCTGCAAAAAGCACTGGCGCTGTATCGCCATTTTCATAAGAGAATTAATGTTATTTTCGGTATTGGTACACGGCTGACCTGCAATATTCCGGGCATAAAACCGCTGAATATTGTTATCAAGCTCGTTGAATGCAACGGCAGACCCGTAGCAAAACTTTCGGACAGTCCCGGAAAAACGATTTGTGAAGATGATGAGTTTGTCGATAGGTTACGCCGGGCGTTTGACCTTCCTTATATAGAGAAGGCCGTCTAG
- the pepN gene encoding aminopeptidase N produces the protein MTQQRLVKHRLDYKAPDYTITHIDLDFELNAEKTTVTAISQVKRQVNDITPLVLDGENLTLKSLYIDDKAWEHYQEQEGKLQIEQLPAQFTLKIVNEINPAANTALEGLYVSGDALCTQCEAEGFRHITYYLDRPDVLACFTTRITADKSKYPFLLSNGNRIEQGVLEDGRHWVKWQDPFPKPAYLFALVAGDFDVLRDTFVTRSGREVALELFVDRGNLDRADWAMTSLKNSMKWDETRFGLEYDLDIYMIVAVDFFNMGAMENKGLNVFNSKYVLAKTETATDKDYLAIEAVIGHEYFHNWTGNRITCRDWFQLSLKEGLTVFRDQEFSSDLGSRSVNRINNVRVMRAAQFAEDASPMAHPIRPDQVMEMNNFYTLTVYEKGAEVIRMIHTLLGEEQFQAGMQLYIHRHDGSAATCDDFVQAMEDASNVDLTLFRRWYSQSGTPVLTVCDEYDADKQQYILHVSQMTPPTADQKEKQPLHIPLDVELYDEQGRVIPLRRHGQPVHHVLNVINAEQTFVFDDVPSQPVPSLLREFSAPVKLDYPYRDEQLSFLMKHARNEFSRWDAAQTLLTNYVQLNVVRNQKFLPLELPMHVIDAFRAVLLDKDIDPALAALILTLPSENEMAELFTVVDPKAIHDVIQAMTKALANEMADEFAAVYHSLQTGAYRVEHKDIAKRDLRNTCLYYLAFIGDKALADKLVAAQYYQADNMTDCIAALSAAVFAELPCSYQLMDEFDQRWHQDGLVMDKWFRLQATNPAFDALDKVRDLMQHRSFSLSNPNRVYSLLRTFFSNNAVAFYAEDGSGYQFLVEVLTDLNSRNPQVASHLIDPLLRLKRYDEKRQVLMRAALEQLKKLENLSGDLFEKITKALES, from the coding sequence ATGACACAACAGCGACTCGTTAAACACCGTCTGGATTATAAAGCACCAGATTACACAATAACTCACATTGACCTCGATTTTGAGCTGAATGCTGAGAAAACAACGGTGACCGCAATCAGTCAGGTAAAACGTCAGGTTAATGACATTACCCCACTGGTTCTGGATGGAGAAAATCTCACGTTAAAAAGTCTCTATATCGATGATAAAGCGTGGGAACATTATCAAGAACAGGAGGGAAAGTTACAGATTGAACAACTTCCAGCCCAGTTTACCCTGAAAATTGTGAATGAAATTAACCCGGCAGCCAATACCGCACTCGAAGGGCTGTATGTGTCTGGCGATGCCTTGTGTACCCAATGTGAGGCAGAAGGGTTCCGCCACATCACGTATTATTTGGATCGTCCGGATGTTCTGGCGTGTTTTACCACTCGCATAACCGCGGATAAATCCAAATATCCCTTCCTGCTTTCCAATGGTAACCGTATCGAGCAAGGCGTGCTGGAAGATGGCCGCCATTGGGTGAAATGGCAGGACCCATTCCCCAAACCGGCGTATTTGTTTGCCTTGGTGGCGGGGGATTTTGATGTCCTGCGTGACACATTCGTGACCCGCAGTGGTCGTGAGGTGGCACTGGAACTGTTTGTTGATCGGGGCAATCTGGATCGTGCTGACTGGGCCATGACATCGTTGAAAAACTCGATGAAATGGGATGAAACCCGCTTTGGTTTGGAGTATGACCTTGATATCTATATGATCGTCGCGGTTGATTTCTTCAATATGGGGGCGATGGAGAACAAGGGGCTGAACGTTTTCAATTCCAAATACGTTCTGGCAAAAACAGAAACCGCAACTGACAAAGACTATCTTGCCATTGAAGCGGTGATCGGCCATGAATATTTCCATAACTGGACAGGAAACCGCATTACCTGCCGTGACTGGTTCCAGTTAAGCCTGAAAGAAGGGCTGACCGTCTTCCGTGATCAGGAATTCAGTTCTGATTTAGGTTCCCGTTCGGTTAACCGCATTAATAACGTGCGGGTGATGCGTGCGGCACAGTTCGCTGAAGATGCCAGCCCGATGGCCCATCCAATCCGTCCCGATCAGGTGATGGAAATGAATAACTTCTATACGTTGACCGTCTATGAAAAAGGCGCGGAAGTGATTCGGATGATCCATACCTTATTGGGTGAAGAACAATTTCAGGCGGGTATGCAGCTTTATATCCACCGTCATGATGGCAGTGCTGCAACCTGTGATGATTTTGTTCAGGCGATGGAAGATGCTTCAAACGTCGATTTGACTCTCTTCCGCCGCTGGTATAGCCAATCTGGCACACCGGTGCTGACTGTCTGTGACGAATACGATGCAGACAAACAGCAATATATTCTGCATGTTAGCCAAATGACACCGCCAACGGCAGATCAGAAAGAGAAACAGCCACTGCACATTCCTCTGGACGTTGAGCTTTACGATGAGCAAGGCAGGGTTATCCCTCTGCGCCGTCATGGTCAGCCTGTGCATCATGTTCTGAATGTGATTAATGCAGAACAAACATTTGTATTTGATGATGTTCCATCACAACCTGTGCCTTCTTTGCTGCGTGAATTTTCTGCACCCGTGAAATTGGATTATCCCTACCGTGATGAACAGCTTTCATTCTTAATGAAACATGCGCGTAATGAATTCTCCCGTTGGGATGCGGCGCAGACATTACTGACCAATTACGTGCAATTAAATGTTGTCCGTAACCAAAAATTCCTGCCACTGGAATTGCCAATGCACGTCATTGATGCTTTCCGTGCGGTACTGCTGGATAAAGATATCGATCCGGCATTGGCGGCATTGATTCTGACGCTTCCGTCTGAAAATGAAATGGCAGAACTGTTTACCGTCGTCGATCCTAAAGCGATTCATGATGTCATCCAGGCAATGACCAAAGCACTGGCCAATGAAATGGCAGATGAATTTGCGGCGGTTTATCACAGCCTCCAGACCGGTGCATACCGTGTAGAACATAAAGATATTGCGAAACGCGATTTGCGTAATACCTGCCTTTACTATTTAGCCTTTATTGGCGACAAAGCGTTGGCGGATAAATTAGTGGCAGCACAATATTATCAGGCGGATAACATGACTGACTGTATCGCTGCTTTGTCTGCGGCGGTATTTGCTGAATTGCCTTGCAGTTATCAATTAATGGATGAATTTGATCAGCGCTGGCATCAGGATGGTCTGGTCATGGATAAATGGTTCAGGCTGCAAGCCACCAATCCAGCCTTTGATGCACTGGATAAAGTCCGTGACTTGATGCAGCACCGTTCTTTCAGCCTGAGCAATCCAAACCGCGTTTATTCACTACTGAGAACGTTCTTTAGCAATAATGCGGTGGCTTTCTATGCGGAAGACGGTAGCGGTTATCAATTCTTGGTGGAAGTGCTGACCGATCTGAATAGCCGCAATCCGCAAGTCGCATCACATTTGATTGATCCCTTGCTTCGTCTGAAACGTTACGATGAGAAACGTCAGGTTTTGATGCGTGCGGCACTGGAACAGTTGAAAAAATTAGAGAACCTGTCGGGTGATCTGTTCGAAAAGATTACCAAGGCACTTGAAAGTTAA